The genomic region CATAGATAACGGACAGAATTTACCTACAGTTAAATTGCACGGTACAATACTTCTATAAAGAGTTATAAATAGCAGCGATTTTAATCTCGGTGAGAACAAGTACCATTTCGCTGCGTATCTGAAAAACAAGTTCCAAGATGTTAAGATTTTGctgaattttactttaaaattgtgGAGTATTTTCTCACTTACGGAAagaatatcaataattaaaatccgacttattgttagtaaaattaaaattacaatttattttaaatattgttttaacaaaatatattctgaaatgCGCGTTTGTAAATgcgtatataaatgtatttaagaaTATAGAACAAGTATTACGCTCGATGGAATATATTCTCGCTTTCGTCTATTAATTTCTGACCAGAATAACACATGATCAATAGTTGCAATAACGCTCCTACAATTATAAACGTAAATCTGATCATTTCTTCGAGTTGGCCTAAGACGTAGACGATCTATAATAcgagtatataaaaaatgatgaaaaatttcaagaagtttgcgtaacattataataaatttttctataagaatcatttttttacatttaatatatattttatgcaaaatatatttttaatcaaagttatctaaaataaattaaaaaaatatgtatactatttgtttttgctttttataatattttattgaaaaaataattatttgattcttACTCGAACTCCAATCAAACTTAAGGTTGCACAAATTAACAATAAGAAGAATACTGCAACCGTTTGATGCGTTGAATTCAATATATCGACAAACCTAAGAATCAGTCAGAGCAAAGCAATTTTGTAGCaatttattgctttatacacaaaatattgtataatttttaaaaaatgattttgagaAAACATGACTTACTTTAATGCAATCTGGTacttttttaaacacataacGTATTGCTGATATAACACTTGCTCTTTCCTCGACAACTCATGCTCTTCATTCAAGTCGCATTCGCACTTTCGCATATGTTGTGTcgatgtaatattttcaatttgttcACTGCGAAATACTTATGATTCTTATGAAGCagttttcaaaataacataaataccGATCGTGTATGCGTGTTGCCTGCGACACAACTTACCCgacaattgaaaataaactacATGCATGAGTGGTACACGTGAAATGCATTGCATCGACAGCCACCATTATACTTACACCCACCACAATTATAGCAGTAGTGTAACAAAAAATTAGCACGAAGTACTCGTCTGTATCTACTCTGAATTCAACTTCGATCGCTAAGATTCGTGGACGCGATTCGTTAAGAGGCAATATGATATCTAGGAACGTCGGTGTCAACGGgattattataaacattgaaCATAAAAGGTACATCATAGCTGCAATTTTATGAAAGATATGTTTTTCcatattaataatcttaaatcaTATTCCGTAATTATCTCCGTTCTCGTTACTGTTATTCTGAAAATTGTGTTACGCTATTGTGTACTCACTTGAATAAACTATCGTAAACTTCCGCGATATATtagaataatgttttaaaatacgAACTTCTATTTCATTTGTGAATATATCCCAATGATCGTTCATGGCTTCATACAAACGACGGAACTGATTGTAACAGTAAAATATATAtccataaaaaatgtattgagataatgattattaaatttgggTGACGTATATATTAGTTAGAAAACTTACCTTGTCACGATTCCAAACCTCATTCCATAGTCTTACTACAAAAGCGGTTGTTATGACAAATTGATAGCAACTTTCAAAAACCATTTGCGAATCGTCTCGATGATCATGCAACATTAAAATCTACATGTAACGTCAACTTTTAAACCGAAACACATGTGACGAAAGAGAGATATTGTATATATTCTATTGACTGTGTCTGAACATTGATTGATACACATTACCTCGAACGAATAATAACTTATTTCAAGTATAAGACAAACGATCGGTAACAAATTTCTCACAAGTTTACTTTGGAACGGCCAAAGACCTAAGCGtgacaaaaaaatcttattaacatTGTATTCTCGTTGAACATGCACCagcataatattttgttttctgtttAGCAGCTACGATACGAATGATGCGCGCTACATGTGCTATAGACTCTTTGTTAAATTCAAGCtgtcagaaattatagaatatcAGGAATCGTCAGCGCGAAATAGCTGTTTCCATATCGTAACGTTATATTACTATACAACTGACATTCTATTTCTCTCGTATTCCAAAGTAATACttgtcacattttttttacgtatcacacattaaaataatgatattgcgTGACACGTAGTAAAGACGCAGGTAACAACCATAAGAGGGGAGAACGCATTTGCATCGCACGTTTGCTacccttattattttattgatcagATGCTTCTTTTACGCTCACAATTATTAACATGAATTGCAAGACTGAGTCGTGCAAATGTGattgcaaatgtaaattttaaagtgCTAACGATAGACGAAATCTAAGCAGTTACTAATGACTACTATGTCTCAAAGATTACGTTAAGATTACGTAAGGTTTAGCGACACTAAAACAATTCCATAAAATGTTTGTGGAATTAACTATCtttcaatgataaaaatgtcatgaaataaGATATGCCTGCTTGCACCATCTTAAATAGAACAGGAAGGTAAATATAAGTTGCTTTCTGTACATCGCAAGTACAAAATTTAAGATTCTAGTACTTACTGTACCATATGTCACCATTGACAATGAAAATAAGTTACCAGCTGTTAAACCGCAAGATATAGAACTTCTCTGTAGAGTTATAATCAACAgcgattttaatttcaatgGGAATGCATACCATTCTACGGcgtatctataaaatataaattgaaaaatttgtattttatgaataattatgtttgatctgtacataaataatttatgcataaaaaaattttatattaaaatcacattattttataagaaaagcTCAAACTTGTTgtcaattttaaaacataatagatttataaataaatttttttttattttttcaataaaaagtattatataatttaaaaaaatgtgcatAGAAATATGCGCgcaataataaacattttaaaagtgcTAAAATTATCaacattaatgataaatattaaattgcaaaatagaaaaattcttaCATTTTGTAGAACACTTTTTGACTCTCATCTAATAACTTTTGACCAGGATAACAGAGGAGCATGAATTGCAGTAACATACCTGAGATTACTAcaccattttttattacattatctaATTGACCCAACACATATACGAACTATGACATATaacatgtattatattacataacgtgtatataatttttaatatttgttaatatttttgtaattattattaataaaataataataatttttttctttataaaaagcatataaataaaagcttcaaatatttacttgaattcCACCCAAACTTAAAATCATACAAGTAATTGCCAACGAGATTAATGTCATCGTTCGATATTGTGAATTCAGTACATCGACAAacctgtaaataatattatgtattttaatatattatgaacgtgtattacaaataaattacacatgcaaaattctttgaaaaaactCTACTCTAAAGCAATCTGatatttctttaaacatatAACGTATTCTTGGTATATCATATGCTCGCTAGCcgatttaaatattgcattcttgcAGTATCTGTTAACATTTTCGTTTATGTAACATCCACAGTATTggctcatttttattttgatatccgGTTTTGACATCATCTCCAATTGTtgactgtaaaataaaatttttatgattttttatgataaaatttaaaaaaaagttaattatatacGTACCTGACAATCGAAAATAAACTACAAGCGTGAAAGATACGGGTGATATACATACTGTCGATaccaatacaaataattataccCGTCACAAGTGTAATTGTATTGTAACAAACTATCGGTACGTAATACTTGTCCATATCTATTCTCCATTCGAATGACATTGAGAAGATTCGCGGTCGTGATTCATTCAAAGGCGATATAATATCGAGTAATATTGGTGTAAATGAAGGCATTATATACGTTGTTATCGCTAAATACATCACaactgtaattttatacaatgtgtatgtatttatgactttatacacattttaattatattgaatatatttataatttttataaatgcataaatatatatatatatatatatatatatataattatgtatttaaattttatgtatgtgcgtgcgcgcgcgcgtgtgtgtatgtgtgtgcgcgcgtacATCCAGCTAAATCTGTCTGAAACATATCTTgtgaaattttgttacaaatctTAACCAGAAAGATACAAATTTCATACATAAGTTGATTCGTCAAACGAAGTTGATTTCAACAAAAAACTAACAAATATATAACAACGAAAGCTGCTGATATAATTTGACATCAAATTACGGGTAAATGTAGTTCTATAATCAGATAGCAAATTAGTAGTAAAAATTGAGCAGAATCTGCGCAATATAATTTGACGACAGATTGAAAACAAAAACCCAGAAGATCTGTCTAGCGTAGTGTTGATATCATATTGACAAAAACAGAACAAAATTTGCGCtgaatacaataattataggGTTGCTGCTATAGTTTGCTGGTTTCTTTTCTCGCATTGTAAAATTTGTCGGGctctttatatgtataatcgaagtttatataattatagctCAAatatgtatgtcatgtttttgTATTATCCTATACCTGAACAAGACACGATTATGTAACATTACCCAAAGCTTGCTCGATTTTTATTGCCAATTTATCGTCAAACAGCGCTGCGTagattttgttcaaattttgcTAGGGATTTATCCTTAGATTCCTTAGATAATATTGCAAAGATCTTTCTTTTTTGCTGCCAATTTTATGTTTAGTTATATACGCAAGTTTTGCCAGTAGAATACGAGTTTACTGCTAATACAGATGACACcgaatttgttaatatatatgttaaaagCTAATTGTGACATTTTTTGGCAAAATGTTGTATGAATTGTTAGTGCGAtcaacaaaagaaattttttacaaagatttCTAAATTATAGTAACCAACGCCCTAGCAACTGCGCTCTACTCATTAGCCgaccaatcaattttttttatttttttttacaatctcgAATACAttcttttatgtattttttacgaagttatttattaaatctttacatatgtttttttttatatatagaattgtAAACTTATCTTTATATTCTTTGCATGTACTCacttgaataaattattataatttttcgtgACTGACTAGAATAGTCTTTAAGAATACGCACTTCAAATTCATTTGTAAATGTATTCCAATGATTTTCCATAGCTTGATATAAGCGTTGTACCTGAgcataacaaataattttgttaaaataataattaaaaaaaatatcagtaatATTTGCAATACATACCTTGTCATAATTCCAAAACTCATTAAATAACTTAGCGATAAACATGACTAATGAAGTAGTGAAatgaaaagtttcaaaaattaattgtttatctTCCCAATGatcatataacattaatatctaATCGTAATATtaatctaaattattaaatatatcatatacTTAAAAAGATATACAATATTAGAATTACAATTTGTGCACTagttaaatttatgtaaataaaaatacgtgttgAGACGTATTACCTCGAATGGAAAGTTACTCAAATGAAGTACAAAAAGTGAAATcggtatcaaattttttatgaatttattttgtaacggCCAAAGACCCAcgtgtgacaaaaatattttattgacgtGGTACTCTCGTAAAACATGCACCAGCATGATGTTACTGCTTGAGTGATACGGTACGAATGATACGCACGACATGTGCTACCATTTCTTTCAAGTCCAATTTTCCAATAGTATGAAATTATAGGATGTCAAGAATTGTTAACATGATCTAGCTACCGTAGCGATATAACTTTTAGAGCTAAACACTTACGTGTACAAAATGATAACAATACGTTTGATTTAGCAGTAAGAATTCAGCATGAAAATGAGGAAAGACATTTCCTGCTCTGTCTTGTCATTTTATAGATCAATTTTTCCggttacaaatattaatacaaagttATGTGTAAGAGTAATCGATTCGTGCCATAGTCGGCGGATCCCAAGTTCGATTCTGGTTTCTCTCATTCTCGTCTCACGTATACCtcagttttattatataagaaattaattaaagaattgaaaattatgaatataatgtGAATACAACACATTTCGAgaactcttattttaattacatttactttattaatgTGAAATGTGctggaatataaatataagtacaaTCGTTCTTAAAGTGTTTTTGTGACAAATCaaaatctaattgtaagttcTTGAGGGAACTTTCACAAtatcaacaataatttaaatatcttgatCCAGAATTAAGAAGAAAGACTATAAAATATACggaattatttaatcttttaatgataaaaatgtcGTGAAGTAGGATATTCCTGCTCGCAccatcttaaataaaataaaaaggtatATATAAGTTGTTTTCTATACATCGCAAGTACAAAATTCTGAATTCTAGTGCTTACCGTACCATACGTCACCattgataatgaaaataagtTACCAGCTGTTAAGCCGCAAGGTATAGAGCTTTTACGAAGAGATATAATCAACagagattttaatttcaatggAAATGCATACCATTTTACAGcgtatctataaaatataaattgaagaatttgtatttcatgaataattatatttgaacaaaaaattaaaattttttgtattgttcTCTTATCAAATGCAAGCGTATAAGCACTGCTTATCAAttacaaatcaatttttaaagaaaaagtcttattattaaaaaattataatgtttgcaTATAGTGTATagtataaaacatatatattaatattatttatattattttttatctgcacataaataatttatgcataaaaaaattttatattaaaatcacattattttataaaaaaagctcAAACTTGTTgtcaattttaaaacataatagatttaaaaatataaaagtatttttttagtaaaaaatattacataatttccaaaaaaatgtacataaaagtaTACGTGcaacaattaacattttaaaattgttaaaatgatcagcattaaaattataaatattaaactgaagcaaaatagaaaaatttttacattttgtagaaCACATTTTCAGTCTCATCTAACAACTTTTGACCAGGATAACAAATGAGCAAAAGTTGCAGTAAAATACCTACAATTAGTAcaccattttttattacattttctaattGATCCAACACACATACAAGctataacatataaaatgtattatagtaAGTaacttgtatataatttttaatatttcttaatattttcgtaattattaataaaataatattgattttctcttctttactaaaaagtataaatgatagttttaaatatttacttgaattcCACCCAGACTTAAGATCACACAACTAATTGCCAGCGAGATTAATGTCATCGTTCGATACATTGAATTCAATATATTGACAAAtctgtaaattatattatatattttaatatattacgaacatgtattataaataaattacacatgCAAAATTGTTTGGAAAAACTACTCTAAAGCAATCTGATATTTCTTTAAACACATAACGTATTCCTGGTATATCACATGCTCGCATGCCAATTTAAACATTGCATTCGCGCAGCATCTGttaacatttgtatttatataacatcCGCAGTATCGGCTCACTTTCATTTTGGTATCCGCTTTTGACATTATCTTCTCCAATTGTTGactgtgaaataaaatttttatgatctttcgcgataattgataaaaaaagttaattgtaTACGTACctaacaattgaaaataaactacAAGCATGAAAAGTACGGCTAATATATATACTGTCGACACCAATCATAATAATTATACCCGTCATAATGGTAATTGAATTGTAGCAAACTATCGGTACGTAATACTTGTCCATATCTATTCTCCATTTTATTGACAGTGAGAAGACTCGCGGTCGTGACTCGTTAAGAGGCCATATGAGATCGAATAATATTGGTATAAATGGAGgcattaaatatattgttaacgCTACATACATCAtaactgtaattttatacaatatatgtatgtatttacgaatttatatgtatatatacagccattgacaaaattattaggcactcttgttttttctatatttcttatAACTGAATGTGCGTAAGCTAAAAAATAAGCCATAAAGAATAATGGTGGACTAAGCAAATATTAGTTTATGTggttacttaataaataaatgataacatttataaagataatgttatgtatttttttataaattgaaaaaattgttaaataaataggcctaataattttgtcaatggctgtatatataatttaaatatattatgtatatatatatatacatatatatatatatattctttgtcAAGTCGATTACTAATTGTTCCAAAATTATACTTAACTAAATTATTCTATGTCGAGTACAATTTTGGAACGGTCAGTGATCCACTTGACAAAAAATGcctcatatacatatatatatatatatatatatatatatatatatatatatatatatatatatacatatatcattgtgtatttaaattttatgtatgtgtgtgcacaCATCTAGTTAATTCAATCTGTCGAAAACAGatgttgtaaaattttgttacaaattttggCCAGAAGGATACAAACTTCATACAGAAGTTgatttgtaaaacaattttaatgaaaaaaatcagcaAATATGGAACAACGAAAGATACAATTTGACATCAAATTACGGACGAATGTAGTCCTATAATCAGATAGCAAATTAGTAGCAAAAACCAAGTAAAAACTGAGCAATACAATTTGACGGCAGGTTGAAAACAGAAACCGAGACGAGCTGTCTAGCGCAGTGTTGACGTCGTATTGACAAAAACAGAATAAGATTTGCGCTGAATACAACAATTACAGGATTGCTGCTAGGTAGTTTCTTCTCTCGCATGTAAAATTTGTCGGGTTCTCTATATGTATAACtaaagtttatacatataattaaaggtCGAATATGTGTGTCATGTTTTTGTATTGTCTTATACCTGAAAAAAACACGATAATATTACTTAAAGCTTGCTCGATTTTTATCGTCAATTTATCGTTAGACAGCGCTGCGTAGATCTTGTTCAAATTTTACTGTAAACTTGTCGTCAGATAGTATTGCAAAGATCTTACTTTTTTGCTGCCAAGTTCATGCTTAGTTATGTATGCAAGTTTTGCCAGTAGAATAAGAGCTGACACAGATGACATcgaatttgttaatatatatgttaaaagCTAATTGCGacatttttggtaaaaaaattgtttgaatcgTTTATGCGATCagcaaaaaacaaattttttacatagatttttaaattacaataatcaaatttaagCGCCAGCAACTGTGCCCTATGCATTAGCCGCCCAATCAATTTCGTTTATTTGTTTTGACAATCTCGagagtacatttttttatttattttttatgaagtcATTAGATTTTTACATATGcttttttttagatatgtagaattttaaacttatttttatattctttgcaTGTACTCActcgaataaattattataatttttcgtgATTGACTAGTATAGTCTTTAAGAATACACAC from Solenopsis invicta isolate M01_SB chromosome 7, UNIL_Sinv_3.0, whole genome shotgun sequence harbors:
- the LOC105195872 gene encoding odorant receptor 63a — protein: MLVHVQREYNVNKIFLSRLGLWPFQSKLVRNLLPIVCLILEISYYSFEILMLHDHRDDSQMVFESCYQFVITTAFVVRLWNEVWNRDKFRRLYEAMNDHWDIFTNEIEVRILKHYSNISRKFTIVYSTMMYLLCSMFIIIPLTPTFLDIILPLNESRPRILAIEVEFRVDTDEYFVLIFCYTTAIIVVGVSIMVAVDAMHFTCTTHACSLFSIVGEQIENITSTQHMRKCECDLNEEHELSRKEQVLYQQYVMCLKKYQIALKFVDILNSTHQTVAVFFLLLICATLSLIGVRIVYVLGQLEEMIRFTFIIVGALLQLLIMCYSGQKLIDESENIFHRAYAAKWYLFSPRLKSLLFITLYRSIVPCNLTVGKFCPLSMSTYATVIRAAMSYFTAFLSFKN
- the LOC113006003 gene encoding uncharacterized protein LOC113006003 — translated: MENHWNTFTNEFEVRILKDYSSQSRKIIIIYSIVMYLAITTYIMPSFTPILLDIISPLNESRPRIFSMSFEWRIDMDKYYVPIVCYNTITLVTGIIICIGIDSMYITRIFHACSLFSIVSQQLEMMSKPDIKIKMSQYCGCYINENVNRYCKNAIFKSASEHMIYQEYVICLKKYQIALEFVDVLNSQYRTMTLISLAITCMILSLGGIQFVYVLGQLDNVIKNGVVISGMLLQFMLLCYPGQKLLDESQKVFYKIYAVEWYAFPLKLKSLLIITLQRSSISCGLTAGNLFSLSMVTYGTVSTRILNFVLAMYRKQLIFTFLFYLRWCKQAYLIS
- the LOC120358303 gene encoding uncharacterized protein LOC120358303 isoform X1, translated to MLYDYWKDKQLIFETFHYIIALIIFIVKLFNEFWNYDKVQSLYQAMENHWNIFTNEFEVCILKDYTSQSRKIIIIYSIMMYVALTIYLMPPFIPILFDLIWPLNESRPRVFSLSIKWRIDMDKYYVPIVCYNSITIMTGIIIMIGVDSIYISRTFHACSLFSIVSQQLEKIMSKADTKMKVSRYCGCYINTNVNRCCANAMFKLACEHVIYQEYVMCLKKYQIALEFVNILNSMYRTMTLISLAISCVILSLGGIQLVCVLDQLENVIKNGVLIVGILLQLLLICYPGQKLLDETENVFYKIYAVKWYAFPLKLKSLLIISLRKSSIPCGLTAGNLFSLSMVTYGTVSTRIQNFVLAMYRKQLIYTFLFYLRWCEQEYPTSRHFYH
- the LOC120358303 gene encoding odorant receptor 63a-like isoform X2 yields the protein MLYDYWKDKQLIFETFHYIIALIIFIVKLFNEFWNYDKVQSLYQAMENHWNIFTNEFEVCILKDYTSQSRKIIIIYSIMMYVALTIYLMPPFIPILFDLIWPLNESRPRVFSLSIKWRIDMDKYYVPIVCYNSITIMTGIIIMIGVDSIYISRTFHACSLFSIVSQQLEKIMSKADTKMKVSRYCGCYINTNVNRCCANAMFKLACEHVIYQEYVMCLKKYQIALEFVNILNSMYRTMTLISLAISCVILSLGGIQLVCVLDQLENVIKNGVLIVGILLQLLLICYPGQKLLDETENVFYKIYAVKWYAFPLKLKSLLIISLRKSSIPCGLTAGNLFSLSMVTYGTMVRAGISYFTTFLSLKD